The proteins below are encoded in one region of Sminthopsis crassicaudata isolate SCR6 chromosome 1, ASM4859323v1, whole genome shotgun sequence:
- the ARF4 gene encoding ADP-ribosylation factor 4, giving the protein MGLTISSLFSRLFGKKQMRILMVGLDAAGKTTILYKLKLGEIVTTIPTIGFNVETVEYKNICFTVWDVGGQDKIRPLWRHYFQNTQGLIFVVDSNDRERIQEGAEELQKMLQEDELRDAVLLLFANKQDLPNAMAISEMTDKLGLQSLRNRTWYVQATCATQGTGLYEGLDWLSNELSKR; this is encoded by the exons ATGGGCCTCACCATCTCGTCGCTCTTCTCCCGCCTCTTCGGCAAGAAGCAGATGCGCATCCTAATGG TTGGTTTGGATGCTGCTGGCAAGACAACGATTTTGTACAAGCTGAAGTTAGGGGAGATAGTCACCACCATTCCAACTATTG gttttAATGTGGAAAcagtagaatataaaaatatttgtttcacaGTATGGGATGTTGGTGGTCAAGATAAAATTAGACCACTTTGGAGGCATTACTTCCAAAACACACAG GGACTTATTTTTGTGGTAGATAGCAATGATCGTGAGAGAATTCAAGAAGGAGCCGAAGAACTACAGAAAATG CTTCAGGAAGATGAACTGCGGGATGCCGTGCTGCTGCTCTTTGCAAACAAGCAGGACCTGCCAAATGCCATGGCTATCAGTGAAATGACAGATAAACTAGGCCTGCAGTCTCTTCGCAACAGAACT TGGTATGTTCAAGCTACCTGTGCCACACAAGGAACCGGTCTGTATGAGGGTCTTGACTGGCTGTCAAATGAGCTCTCAAAACGCTAA
- the PDE12 gene encoding 2',5'-phosphodiesterase 12, whose protein sequence is MGHGGSCGHGSMWRLRAGSSALRGGAGVRLWARARAEAGAAMERAVVRCVPSEPKLSLSFALADGSHKHMQRDQSEPLGRALSRIATNALKGHAKAAARKGRRGPAVAGAGAEPAAEPLVKLYYREEPVGDDVLNVDAWQDGAVLQIGDVKYKVERNPPSVTELQLPRYIMAGFPVCPKIGLEFGEPERSLFRWFREARPGAAGAPSAPAGTAPPASPPPPPADGDAPPQADASAGPAWVEVAGAHERVFTPSNADIGLRLKLRCTPGNGQRLGPSRELESAGPVEAGPGACTFDQRHLYTKRVSGDGLLRAVTYNVLADVYAHTEHSRAVLYPYCAPYALGLDYRLNLLQKELSGYSADVLCLQEVDRSVFHDSLAPALDAFGLQGLFRLKQQQHEGLATFFRRDKFRLLAQHDIAYQQALTGDPLYGPMLESLARAPQARDRVLQRSSALQVSVLQSTKDPSKKICVANTHLYWHPRGGHIRLIQMAVALTHLQHVTQDLYPGIPILFCGDFNSTPSTGMYSFVITGSISEDHEDWASNGEEERCNMALIHPFRLKSACGEPAYTNYVGGFHGCLDYIFIDFTALEVEQVIPMPSHEEVTTHQALPSVSHPSDHIALICDLKWK, encoded by the exons ATGGGCCACGGCGGCTCGTGCGGGCACGGGTCCATGTGGAGGCTGCGGGCCGGGAGCAGCGCGCTGCGCGGCGGGGCCGGGGTGCGGCTGTGGGCGCGGGCCAGGGCTGAGGCGGGCGCCGCCATGGAGCGCGCCGTGGTGCGCTGCGTGCCGTCCGAGCCCAAACTGAGCCTGTCGTTCGCGCTAGCCGACGGCAGCCACAAGCACATGCAGCGCGACCAGAGCGAGCCTCTGGGTCGCGCGCTCAGCCGCATCGCCACCAACGCGCTCAAGGGCCACGCCAAGGCGGCAGCGCGCAAGGGGCGCCGGGGACCGGCCGTCGCCGGAGCCGGGGCCGAGCCCGCCGCCGAGCCTCTGGTAAAGCTCTACTATCGCGAGGAGCCCGTGGGCGACGACGTGCTCAACGTGGACGCGTGGCAGGATGGCGCCGTGCTGCAGATCGGGGACGTCAAGTACAAGGTGGAGCGCAACCCGCCCTCCGTCACCGAGCTGCAGCTGCCGCGCTACATCATGGCCGGCTTCCCCGTGTGTCCCAAGATCGGCCTCGAGTTCGGCGAGCCCGAGCGCTCGCTCTTCCGCTGGTTCCGCGAGGCGCGGCCTGGAGCAGCCGGGGCGCCGAGTGCGCCTGCGGGCACCGCCCCGCCCGCCTCACCCCCGCCCCCGCCGGCCGACGGGGACGCGCCGCCTCAGGCGGATGCGAGCGCGGGGCCTGCGTGGGTGGAAGTGGCCGGCGCGCACGAGCGCGTCTTCACGCCTTCCAACGCCGACATCGGGCTGCGGCTGAAGCTGCGCTGCACGCCGGGCAACGGACAGCGGCTCGGGCCGAGCCGCGAGCTGGAGAGCGCGGGGCCCGTGGAGGCCGGTCCCGGCGCGTGCACGTTCGACCAACGCCACCTGTACACGAAGCGCGTGAGCGGCGACGGGCTCCTACGCGCCGTGACGTACAACGTGCTGGCCGATGTGTATGCGCACACGGAGCACTCGCGCGCCGTGCTCTACCCGTACTGCGCGCCCTATGCGCTCGGCCTCGACTACCGCCTGAACCTGCTGCAGAAGGAGCTAAGCGGCTACAGCGCCGACGTGCTGTGCCTGCAGGAAGTGGACCGCTCGGTGTTCCACGACAGCCTGGCGCCCGCGCTCGACGCCTTTGGCCTGCAGGGCCTCTTCCGCCTCAAGCAGCAGCAGCACGAGGGCCTGGCCACGTTCTTCCGCAGGGACAAGTTCCGGCTGCTGGCGCAGCACGACATCGCTTACCAGCAGGCGCTGACTGGAGACCCGCTGTACGGGCCGATGCTCGAGAGCCTGGCTCGCGCCCCGCAGGCCCGGGACCGCGTGCTGCAGAGATCTTCGGCGCTGCAG GTTTCAGTCCTTCAGTCTACAAAGGACCCTTCTAAAAAGATCTGTGTTGCAAACACACATCTCTACTGGCATCCCAGAG GTGGGCACATTCGTCTGATTCAAATGGCGGTAGCCCTGACTCACCTCCAGCACGTGACACAAGATCTGTATCCCGGCATCCCTATCTTATTTTGTGGCGATTTCAATAGCACGCCCTCAACGGGAATGTATAGTTTCGTCATCACGGGCAGCATCTCTGAGGACCATGAAGACTGGGCCTCCAATGGTGAAGAGGAACGCTGCAATATGGCCCTCATCCATCCTTTCAGACTGAAAAGTGCATGTGGCGAACCTGCCTACACTAATTACGTGGGGGGATTCCACGGATGTCTAGATTACATTTTCATTGACTTCACTGCATTAGAGGTTGAACAGGTGATACCGATGCCAAGTCATGAAGAAGTTACCACCCATCAGGCCTTACCCAGCGTTTCACACCCCTCGGACCACATAGCCCTTATTTGtgatttaaaatggaaatag